A genomic region of Lates calcarifer isolate ASB-BC8 linkage group LG9, TLL_Latcal_v3, whole genome shotgun sequence contains the following coding sequences:
- the dpm2 gene encoding dolichol phosphate-mannose biosynthesis regulatory protein → MVLKSRLIAERRTTGNVSKQQYMSEMATGVDQVVGMSLVVFSLLLFTYYSVWVIVLPFVDSDHVLHKYFLPREYSVILPGIAAVILLLCIGAFTAVVMWKNHKPKKVD, encoded by the exons ATGGTGCTGAAGAGCCGTTTAATAGCAGAGAGAAGAACAACAGGAAACGTCAGCAAACAACAGTACATGTCAGAAATG GCTACAGGAGTGGACCAAGTGGTTGGCATGAGTCTTGTTGTCTTCAGCCTCCTGCTGTTTACATACTACTCAGTCTGGGTCATCGTCCTG CCTTTTGTTGACAGTGATCATGTACTACACAAGTATTTTCTCCCTCGGGAGTACTCAGTCATTCTGCCTGGCATTGCAGCAGTAATACTGCTCCTCTGTATAG gGGCCTTCACAGCAGTTGTAATGTGGAAAAATCACAAGCCAAAGAAAGTGGACTAA